In a genomic window of uncultured Flavobacterium sp.:
- a CDS encoding PKD domain-containing protein translates to MKPLSSIFFILFSILSIGQTKVKDTITRRANIGLIQNGNAVTYKPETPPLIPIAGAPKPSYSYLWELGDGHYSKEAEPKHVYKNKGTYTTRLAVTNNYDNGKPPATRPKKVAINDITDTNYKDIASIADQNGFAILKNCDPIPDQEMVVVVGYQNMENYVASGKLYLFYNEKQFKSNNFELVDFRTYANEREVKENTVASVNDLEDSNRYLASAENTFKAKKYRNTTTEEDLDASLLDANKTYHNVSVLEFDDANPGETRNVFYTFKTTPEMIKDTSATVTMRGIFVPNRSYKNHKIKNLEMEIVTSHDPNKMGSNGSFINYRLVRFKRVNFKTRFQNNGEGPARMIRLETDIPDMFDKKTFQVEDMYPKCPICPKGEEPTVSCLDTIIKQKQIFFTFKNIYLPGSEQKNVHEKDSTKGFVKYSMKFNEDFHKVKTRSRTAIIFDKNEPIITNYATTRFLPGISIGAKAGYNVYPDLEKSTSYFVGATISPFKSYRFYWQAEWINALNKYESGTTVIDQTVVNPNGVKQFQRTTTTTENKNVNWEVPVLLRYNINTYIGIGAGIQANFDISSEQILNKKIESFEGGTDQIVIDTKRESSSIKSGFDNLKTGLLFDLTAGFARIGPSLGARYVINFEQNFNYFQFYGIWKF, encoded by the coding sequence ATGAAACCACTATCGTCTATTTTCTTTATTCTATTTTCTATTCTCTCTATAGGACAAACCAAAGTAAAAGACACCATAACCCGAAGAGCCAATATTGGTTTAATCCAAAACGGAAATGCCGTAACTTATAAACCGGAAACTCCGCCATTAATACCAATTGCGGGCGCTCCAAAACCAAGTTATTCGTATTTATGGGAACTTGGCGACGGACATTACAGCAAGGAAGCAGAACCGAAACATGTCTATAAAAACAAAGGAACTTATACCACAAGACTTGCCGTAACCAACAATTACGACAACGGAAAACCTCCTGCAACACGACCTAAAAAAGTCGCCATAAACGACATTACCGATACTAATTATAAAGACATTGCTTCAATCGCAGATCAAAACGGATTTGCAATCTTAAAAAACTGCGATCCCATTCCGGATCAGGAAATGGTAGTCGTAGTAGGTTATCAAAATATGGAGAATTATGTAGCAAGCGGAAAACTATATTTATTCTATAATGAGAAACAATTCAAAAGCAATAATTTCGAATTGGTCGATTTCAGGACTTATGCAAACGAACGCGAAGTAAAAGAAAATACCGTTGCTTCGGTTAACGATCTTGAAGATTCTAATCGATATTTGGCTTCAGCCGAAAACACTTTCAAAGCCAAAAAATATAGAAACACAACTACTGAAGAAGATCTTGACGCATCATTATTAGACGCCAATAAAACCTATCATAATGTTTCGGTTTTAGAATTTGACGATGCAAATCCGGGTGAAACCCGTAATGTATTTTATACTTTTAAAACTACTCCGGAAATGATCAAAGACACAAGTGCAACGGTTACAATGCGCGGTATTTTTGTCCCAAACAGAAGTTATAAAAACCATAAAATAAAAAATCTCGAAATGGAAATCGTAACTTCTCACGATCCTAATAAAATGGGCTCTAACGGAAGTTTTATCAATTATAGATTAGTACGTTTTAAACGAGTAAATTTTAAAACCCGTTTCCAAAACAATGGCGAAGGTCCGGCGAGAATGATTCGGTTAGAAACTGATATTCCGGATATGTTTGACAAGAAAACATTTCAGGTCGAAGATATGTATCCCAAATGTCCGATTTGTCCAAAAGGCGAAGAACCAACCGTAAGTTGTCTTGATACAATCATCAAACAAAAACAGATTTTCTTTACTTTCAAAAATATTTATTTACCCGGAAGCGAGCAAAAAAATGTACACGAAAAAGACAGTACAAAAGGTTTTGTCAAATACTCGATGAAGTTCAATGAAGACTTTCATAAAGTAAAAACCAGAAGTCGAACCGCTATTATTTTCGACAAGAATGAACCTATAATTACCAATTATGCCACTACCCGATTCTTGCCCGGAATTTCGATTGGGGCAAAAGCGGGTTATAATGTTTATCCTGATCTTGAAAAATCAACGAGTTATTTTGTTGGCGCAACGATTTCGCCTTTTAAATCGTATCGTTTTTATTGGCAAGCCGAATGGATAAATGCTTTAAATAAATATGAAAGTGGTACAACCGTAATCGATCAAACGGTGGTAAACCCAAATGGTGTAAAGCAATTTCAGCGCACGACAACGACAACAGAAAACAAAAATGTAAACTGGGAAGTTCCGGTTTTACTGCGATATAACATTAATACTTATATTGGAATTGGCGCAGGAATTCAGGCGAATTTTGATATTTCATCTGAACAAATTCTAAATAAGAAAATTGAAAGTTTTGAAGGCGGAACGGATCAAATCGTAATTGACACAAAGCGAGAATCAAGCTCAATAAAAAGCGGATTTGATAATTTAAAGACTGGACTTTTATTTGATTTAACGGCTGGTTTTGCCCGAATTGGCCCAAGTTTAGGCGCACGATATGTGATTAACTTCGAACAGAATTTCAACTATTTTCAGTTTTATGGAATCTGGAAGTTTTAA
- a CDS encoding sigma-70 family RNA polymerase sigma factor — MSQNKIHPDQMYIEGLAANDSAIIQTIYKKFVPKVVMFIMNNSGDKEHAQDVVQEVMILLFNQAKANTLQLTCPFDAYFFLLCKRKWLNELKKTSNKGVTINEDAVSMNESALELIGQTEEFDEKQQLFDTMFQKLGDKCQEVLKLSFTTKSMEEVAEKLNVTYGYVRKKKSLCVGQLTQWIQEAKNFKSLKNN, encoded by the coding sequence ATGAGTCAAAATAAAATTCATCCTGATCAAATGTATATTGAAGGACTTGCTGCAAATGACTCGGCAATCATTCAGACGATTTACAAAAAGTTCGTTCCTAAGGTTGTTATGTTCATTATGAACAACTCCGGCGATAAGGAACACGCACAGGATGTGGTTCAGGAAGTCATGATTTTACTTTTTAATCAGGCCAAAGCCAATACACTTCAATTGACTTGTCCGTTTGATGCTTACTTTTTTTTATTGTGTAAAAGAAAATGGCTTAACGAACTCAAAAAAACTTCGAATAAAGGGGTAACAATTAATGAAGATGCAGTATCTATGAATGAATCTGCACTGGAATTAATTGGGCAAACGGAAGAATTTGACGAAAAACAACAGCTTTTTGACACGATGTTCCAGAAACTGGGCGATAAATGTCAGGAGGTTTTAAAGTTGAGTTTTACCACAAAATCAATGGAAGAAGTTGCTGAGAAACTAAACGTAACGTATGGATATGTCCGCAAGAAAAAATCGTTGTGCGTTGGTCAATTAACTCAGTGGATTCAGGAAGCCAAAAATTTTAAATCTCTAAAAAATAATTAG
- a CDS encoding tetratricopeptide repeat protein, which translates to MNEERYILFDQYLQGELTIDERNKFENQLSQDPGMASEFEIFKNLHTQLENKFEHEEEREAFKANLKTISDKHFNTSKPKVIGLNAWYFAAAASVVILFGLFFFNYNQNPGFEDYNHPEQASFTERGEAKETLKQAETAFNERKYSEAIPLFETILKENKTPEVQYFYGVSLLEESHYKKAEAVFNELIAGTSVYKEKAKWNLALSKLKQKDYKSCKEILQTISEDYENYDDVQNLLEDLD; encoded by the coding sequence ATGAACGAAGAGCGCTACATATTATTCGATCAATATCTTCAAGGCGAACTGACGATTGATGAAAGAAATAAGTTTGAAAATCAATTGTCTCAAGATCCCGGAATGGCTTCGGAATTTGAGATTTTTAAAAATCTTCATACTCAATTAGAAAATAAATTTGAACATGAAGAAGAAAGGGAAGCGTTTAAAGCAAATTTAAAAACGATTTCAGACAAACATTTCAATACCAGTAAACCAAAAGTTATAGGATTAAATGCCTGGTATTTTGCGGCCGCAGCTTCTGTAGTGATTCTATTTGGATTGTTCTTTTTTAATTACAATCAGAATCCGGGTTTTGAAGATTATAATCATCCCGAACAAGCTTCATTTACAGAAAGAGGAGAAGCAAAAGAAACGTTGAAACAAGCCGAAACAGCTTTTAACGAAAGAAAATATTCAGAAGCAATTCCGCTTTTTGAAACTATTTTAAAAGAAAACAAAACACCCGAAGTTCAATATTTTTATGGCGTTTCATTATTAGAAGAAAGTCATTATAAAAAAGCCGAAGCCGTTTTTAATGAATTAATAGCCGGAACTTCTGTCTATAAAGAAAAAGCAAAATGGAATCTGGCTTTATCCAAATTAAAACAAAAAGATTACAAAAGCTGCAAAGAAATCCTGCAGACAATCTCTGAAGATTATGAAAATTACGACGACGTTCAAAATCTTCTCGAAGACTTAGATTAA
- a CDS encoding TatD family hydrolase — MNSTPIITDTHTHLYSEEFDQDRDEMMQRAINAGVTRFFIPAIDAAATQSMYDLEQNYPDYVFLMMGLHPTYVKDNYEEELKHVETELAKRKFYAVGEIGIDLYWDKTHLKEQQIAFKRQIQLAKQYKLPIVIHCREAFDEIFEVLEEEKSDDLFGIFHCFSGTHEQALQAISYNMKLGIGGVVTFKNGKIDQFLNQIDLKHIVLETDSPYLAPIPYRGKRNESSYLVNVISKLADIYDVSEEEIAEKTTQNSKDVFGI; from the coding sequence TTGAATTCAACACCTATAATTACCGACACGCACACACATTTATATTCAGAAGAATTTGATCAGGATCGTGACGAAATGATGCAAAGAGCTATAAACGCCGGAGTAACACGTTTTTTTATTCCTGCAATCGATGCCGCTGCAACACAATCTATGTATGATTTAGAGCAAAATTATCCTGATTATGTGTTCTTAATGATGGGTTTGCATCCCACTTACGTGAAAGATAATTACGAAGAAGAGCTGAAACATGTAGAAACCGAACTGGCAAAAAGAAAGTTTTATGCCGTTGGCGAAATCGGAATTGATTTGTACTGGGATAAAACGCATTTAAAAGAACAACAAATCGCTTTTAAGAGACAAATTCAGTTAGCAAAACAATACAAATTACCAATTGTGATTCATTGTCGTGAAGCTTTTGATGAGATTTTTGAAGTTCTGGAAGAAGAGAAATCAGATGATTTATTTGGGATTTTCCATTGTTTTTCGGGAACACATGAACAAGCGCTTCAGGCGATTTCTTACAATATGAAGTTGGGAATTGGTGGAGTTGTGACGTTTAAAAACGGAAAAATCGATCAGTTTTTAAATCAAATCGATTTGAAACATATCGTTTTAGAGACAGATTCACCTTATTTAGCGCCAATTCCGTATCGTGGTAAACGTAACGAGAGCAGTTATTTGGTAAATGTTATTAGCAAATTAGCAGATATATATGACGTTTCTGAAGAAGAAATAGCAGAAAAGACAACACAAAATTCTAAGGACGTTTTTGGGATTTAA
- a CDS encoding 1-acyl-sn-glycerol-3-phosphate acyltransferase: protein MQRFDAIRPFYDSEINEALHDVVNHPMMKTMMNFTFPEVQDEVWKEQLKKTHSIRDFQCNFIYNTIQKVLEKSSEGLTTSGFEKLEPNTSYLFISNHRDILLDTTLLNVCLFEHGLVMTASAIGDNLVKKAFLSTLAKLNRNFLVLRGLTPREMLQSSKLLAEYMGQLLLRENRSVWIAQREGRTKDGNDETNPGVLKMIGMGSDEANLMDYFKKLKIVPVSISYEYDPTDVLKMPQLMAEAKNEVYIKDKNEDFMTIISGVMGTKKRIHISVGDVLDTEIDQIVAENDNSNKQIQALAQVIDDSILKNYQLWPTNFIAYDILNETDRFAHLYKENEKSLFERRLEMRIGCDNPVTRQGFLSMYANPVVNKLKYQDVI from the coding sequence ATGCAGAGATTTGATGCCATTCGACCGTTTTATGATTCTGAAATAAATGAAGCACTTCATGATGTTGTTAATCATCCGATGATGAAAACCATGATGAACTTTACTTTTCCGGAAGTACAAGATGAGGTTTGGAAAGAGCAACTTAAGAAAACACATTCGATTCGTGATTTTCAATGCAACTTTATTTATAATACAATACAAAAGGTTTTAGAGAAAAGTTCTGAAGGGCTTACAACTTCAGGATTTGAAAAACTGGAACCAAATACTTCTTACTTATTTATCTCTAATCACAGAGATATTTTACTAGATACAACCTTATTAAATGTTTGCCTTTTTGAGCATGGATTAGTCATGACAGCATCTGCAATTGGCGACAATTTGGTTAAAAAAGCATTCCTGAGCACTTTGGCAAAACTAAACAGAAACTTTTTGGTTCTAAGAGGTTTAACGCCACGAGAAATGTTGCAAAGTTCTAAATTATTGGCCGAATATATGGGACAATTATTGCTTCGCGAAAATCGTTCGGTTTGGATTGCACAAAGAGAAGGACGTACAAAAGACGGAAATGACGAAACCAATCCAGGCGTTTTAAAAATGATTGGAATGGGTTCTGATGAAGCCAATTTGATGGATTATTTCAAGAAATTAAAGATCGTTCCCGTTTCGATTTCATACGAATACGATCCTACAGATGTTTTGAAAATGCCACAATTAATGGCCGAAGCAAAAAACGAAGTCTACATAAAAGATAAAAACGAAGATTTCATGACCATTATAAGTGGTGTCATGGGAACTAAGAAAAGAATACACATTTCTGTTGGAGATGTTCTGGATACTGAAATTGATCAGATTGTTGCCGAAAATGACAATTCTAACAAACAAATTCAGGCTTTGGCACAAGTTATTGACGATTCGATTTTGAAGAATTATCAGTTATGGCCAACTAATTTTATTGCTTACGATATCTTGAACGAAACAGATAGATTTGCTCATTTATACAAAGAAAATGAGAAATCGTTGTTTGAGCGTCGTCTTGAAATGCGTATAGGTTGTGATAATCCGGTTACAAGACAAGGATTTCTGTCAATGTATGCAAATCCTGTTGTGAACAAATTAAAATACCAAGATGTCATCTAA
- a CDS encoding asparaginase: MSSKAKILLIYTGGTIGMSKDFETGALKAFNFGKLLQKIPEIKQLDCEIESVSFENPIDSSNMNPAMWTKIAEIIEENYIAYDGFVVLHGSDTMSYSASALSFMLENLSKPVVFTGSQLPIGDLRTDAKENLITAIQIASLQENGKPVINEVCLYFEYKLYRGNRTSKVNAEHFKAFTAPNYPELVESGVHLKLNRHLFLPVKTDAKLIVHKNLDNHVAIIKMFPGMSEIVLSSILAIKDLKGIVLETYGSGNAPTEDWFLNLIQKAIQSGLHIVNVTQCSGGSVNMGQYETSTALKSLGVISGKDITTEAAITKLMYLLGHNIPQKEFKDVFETALRGEISL, from the coding sequence ATGTCATCTAAAGCTAAAATATTGCTGATCTATACCGGTGGAACCATTGGTATGAGTAAAGATTTTGAAACTGGCGCACTCAAAGCGTTCAATTTTGGTAAACTATTACAAAAAATTCCTGAAATCAAACAATTAGATTGTGAGATTGAATCAGTTTCTTTCGAAAACCCAATAGATTCATCCAACATGAATCCTGCAATGTGGACGAAAATTGCTGAAATTATAGAAGAGAATTACATCGCTTATGATGGATTTGTAGTACTTCATGGTTCAGATACAATGTCGTATTCAGCATCTGCATTGAGTTTTATGCTGGAGAATTTGTCAAAACCAGTTGTATTTACAGGTTCTCAATTGCCAATTGGTGATTTGCGTACCGATGCAAAAGAAAATCTGATTACAGCAATTCAAATCGCTTCATTACAAGAAAACGGAAAACCGGTAATCAACGAAGTTTGTTTGTATTTTGAATATAAATTATACCGTGGAAACCGAACTTCAAAAGTAAATGCAGAACATTTTAAAGCTTTTACTGCACCAAATTATCCTGAATTAGTAGAATCCGGAGTTCATCTTAAACTAAACAGACATTTATTTCTTCCTGTAAAAACAGATGCTAAATTGATCGTTCATAAAAACTTGGACAATCATGTTGCTATTATAAAAATGTTTCCGGGAATGAGCGAAATTGTTTTATCGTCAATTTTAGCCATTAAAGATTTAAAAGGAATTGTATTAGAAACTTACGGTTCCGGAAATGCACCAACCGAAGATTGGTTTTTGAATTTAATTCAAAAAGCGATTCAGTCAGGTTTACATATCGTCAACGTTACACAATGTTCTGGCGGAAGTGTCAATATGGGACAATACGAAACCAGTACAGCTTTAAAATCTCTTGGAGTTATCTCAGGAAAAGACATTACTACAGAAGCTGCAATTACAAAATTAATGTATTTGTTAGGACATAATATTCCTCAAAAAGAATTTAAAGACGTTTTTGAAACTGCTTTACGCGGAGAGATTTCGCTGTAA
- a CDS encoding MFS transporter — translation MFKALKSKNFKLFFYGQSVSVIGTWLQKTAVSWMVYSVTGSVFLLGLTTFLSMIPSLFLAPLAGSIIGRYDRHKAMILLQSLAMFQAGALALLIYLKIYNINFILALSLFQGIINSFDMTCRQTMMIDIVDNKEDLPNAVALNSTLNNFARIAGPALAGIILHNYGEDICFIGNFLSYIPVLISLLMMKITPHIKATDKMKMLDDFLEGLDYVKKETEMAKMLLMLMCSSLFVISFNTLMPVFAKDIFSGNAQTFSWFESAAGIGSIVSAIYLANLKKADNMGKIMISASLLLGFSIIILAYSNSLTVALICMALSGVGMMAQTSSINIYVQTQSTVNMRSRSISYYLMAYQGMIPVGSLIIGYVSHIIGTRNTVAIQGIICIVSVIVYVYYKNRSSEEELGTCPVRYKN, via the coding sequence ATGTTTAAAGCGCTAAAATCAAAAAACTTCAAGTTATTCTTTTATGGACAATCCGTTTCTGTAATTGGAACATGGCTTCAAAAAACGGCTGTAAGTTGGATGGTTTACAGCGTGACAGGTTCTGTTTTCTTACTTGGTCTTACGACTTTTTTAAGTATGATTCCGTCTTTATTTCTTGCGCCGTTAGCCGGAAGTATTATTGGACGTTATGACAGACATAAAGCCATGATTTTATTGCAATCTTTAGCTATGTTTCAGGCTGGAGCTTTGGCTTTATTGATTTACTTAAAAATTTACAATATCAATTTTATTTTGGCTTTAAGCCTTTTTCAGGGAATTATAAACTCCTTTGATATGACTTGTCGTCAAACTATGATGATCGATATTGTGGACAACAAAGAAGATTTGCCAAACGCGGTTGCCTTAAACTCTACTTTGAACAATTTTGCCCGAATTGCTGGTCCTGCTTTAGCCGGAATTATTCTGCACAATTATGGTGAGGACATTTGTTTTATTGGAAACTTCTTAAGTTATATTCCGGTTTTGATTTCTTTATTGATGATGAAAATTACTCCGCATATCAAAGCGACTGATAAAATGAAAATGTTAGACGATTTTCTTGAAGGTTTGGATTATGTGAAAAAAGAAACCGAAATGGCGAAAATGCTTTTAATGTTAATGTGCAGTAGTTTATTTGTGATTTCTTTCAATACTTTAATGCCTGTTTTTGCCAAAGATATTTTTAGCGGAAACGCTCAGACTTTTAGTTGGTTCGAAAGTGCCGCCGGAATTGGTTCAATTGTATCGGCTATTTATCTGGCAAATCTTAAAAAAGCGGATAATATGGGCAAAATAATGATCTCTGCGAGTTTATTATTAGGTTTTAGCATCATTATACTTGCTTACTCAAATAGTTTGACTGTTGCGCTTATTTGTATGGCTTTGAGCGGCGTGGGAATGATGGCACAAACCTCATCTATAAACATTTACGTTCAAACGCAAAGTACGGTAAATATGCGTTCCAGAAGTATTAGCTATTATTTAATGGCGTATCAGGGAATGATTCCTGTGGGAAGTTTAATAATTGGGTATGTTTCACACATTATTGGAACAAGAAATACAGTTGCGATTCAGGGAATAATCTGTATAGTTTCTGTAATTGTTTATGTGTATTATAAAAACCGTAGTTCTGAAGAAGAATTGGGAACTTGTCCCGTTCGTTATAAAAACTGA
- a CDS encoding LysR substrate-binding domain-containing protein has product MEIYQLEYFIKTAEVLHFTKAAELCFVTQSGLSQQIKKLEEELGMPLFIRIGKKVQLTEAGSVFLIHAKKVIENVQNGKQAIDDLNEMIGGELRIGVTYIFGLLILPVINAFAKRYQKLKIVVEYGTTEALEQKLLHNELDLVLVISSHEIGLPLQKVPLFTSNMVMAVSKTHSLAALDKIAFKKIEGIPLVLPGKGSNSREFVEELFTKNKMKPKISIELNSIHALLQMVQDSDWATIVAEKALKDWDNLKAIAITGVPTQRDSFMLTIEGAYQKKAVKLFMEEFKKSM; this is encoded by the coding sequence ATGGAGATTTATCAATTAGAATATTTTATTAAAACAGCTGAAGTTCTTCATTTTACAAAAGCTGCCGAATTGTGTTTTGTAACACAATCAGGATTATCACAACAAATAAAAAAACTGGAAGAAGAACTTGGAATGCCTTTGTTTATAAGGATTGGCAAGAAAGTCCAACTTACCGAAGCGGGTTCTGTTTTTTTAATTCATGCTAAAAAGGTGATCGAAAATGTACAAAATGGGAAACAGGCAATTGACGATTTGAATGAAATGATTGGCGGAGAATTGCGAATAGGCGTGACTTATATTTTTGGATTACTGATTCTTCCCGTGATTAATGCATTTGCAAAAAGATATCAAAAGCTAAAAATTGTCGTCGAATATGGTACAACAGAAGCATTAGAACAGAAATTACTTCACAATGAACTGGATTTGGTTTTGGTTATTTCATCGCATGAAATAGGGCTTCCGCTTCAAAAAGTACCTTTGTTTACTTCAAATATGGTTATGGCGGTTTCAAAAACACACTCTTTGGCGGCTTTAGACAAAATTGCTTTTAAGAAAATAGAAGGAATACCGCTGGTTCTTCCCGGTAAAGGTTCGAATTCGAGAGAATTTGTAGAAGAGTTGTTTACCAAAAATAAAATGAAACCTAAAATTTCGATTGAATTAAACTCGATTCATGCTTTATTGCAAATGGTACAAGACAGCGATTGGGCAACAATTGTAGCAGAAAAGGCTCTAAAAGACTGGGATAATCTAAAAGCAATTGCCATTACGGGAGTTCCTACACAAAGAGATTCATTCATGTTAACGATTGAAGGAGCGTATCAAAAAAAGGCAGTAAAACTATTTATGGAAGAATTTAAGAAAAGTATGTAA
- a CDS encoding ATP-binding protein gives MSKKKSILPESTIFPERTKVNHNDELLLVNKRLARQIEERKKRASELVIANAELAYQNEEKEKRAAELVIANTELAYQNEEKEKRAAELVIANTELAYQNNEKQKRADELSIANSELLFQNKEKEKRAAELVIANTELAYQNQEKEDRAAELVIANTELAYQNKEKEKRAAELLIANTELTFQNNEKEDRAAELVIANTELAYQNKEKQKRADELSVANSELLFQNKEKEKRASELVIANTELAYQNQEKEDRAAELVIANTELAYQNKEKQKRADELSIANSELLFQNKEKEKRASELILANNELEAFTYISSHHLQEPLRKIQVFSNRISTDENQNLTEKGKYYFERIEVAASHMQALINDLLNYSRTSVTEKKFENTNLNDVINKVLEDLKEEIVLKKAIIELSGNCKAFIIPFQFEQLISNLISNSLKFSKSEVTPHIKIESYYTKPNTKNIPLVNDYCHITITDNGIGFDSQFENRVFEMFQQLHSKTEYKGTGIGLTIVKKIVENHKGIITATGKLDHGAKFDIYIPVVL, from the coding sequence ATGAGCAAAAAAAAGAGCATTCTGCCTGAAAGTACAATTTTTCCAGAACGAACTAAAGTAAATCATAATGATGAATTACTGCTCGTTAATAAAAGACTTGCGCGACAAATAGAGGAACGAAAAAAACGTGCTTCAGAGCTCGTTATTGCCAATGCCGAACTGGCTTATCAAAACGAAGAAAAGGAAAAACGTGCTGCCGAACTTGTTATTGCAAATACTGAACTTGCTTATCAAAACGAAGAAAAAGAAAAACGTGCCGCCGAACTTGTCATAGCAAATACTGAACTCGCTTATCAAAACAATGAAAAACAAAAACGAGCAGATGAATTAAGTATTGCTAATTCTGAGCTTCTTTTTCAAAATAAAGAGAAAGAAAAACGTGCTGCTGAATTAGTTATTGCAAACACAGAACTTGCTTATCAAAATCAGGAAAAAGAAGATCGTGCTGCCGAACTTGTTATTGCAAATACTGAACTTGCTTATCAGAATAAAGAGAAAGAAAAACGCGCCGCTGAACTTCTGATTGCAAATACAGAACTTACTTTTCAGAACAATGAAAAAGAAGACCGTGCCGCTGAACTTGTCATTGCAAATACTGAACTTGCTTATCAAAACAAAGAGAAGCAAAAACGGGCAGATGAATTAAGTGTTGCCAATTCTGAGCTTCTTTTTCAAAATAAAGAGAAAGAAAAACGTGCTTCCGAATTAGTTATTGCAAACACAGAACTTGCTTATCAAAATCAGGAAAAAGAAGATCGTGCTGCCGAACTTGTTATTGCAAATACTGAACTTGCTTATCAAAACAAAGAGAAACAAAAACGGGCAGATGAATTAAGTATTGCCAATTCTGAGCTTCTTTTTCAAAATAAAGAGAAAGAAAAACGTGCTTCCGAATTAATTCTTGCCAATAATGAATTGGAAGCTTTTACGTATATATCCAGTCATCATCTTCAGGAACCTTTACGGAAAATACAGGTTTTTTCGAACCGAATTTCGACAGATGAAAATCAAAATTTAACTGAGAAAGGAAAGTATTATTTTGAACGAATCGAAGTTGCCGCTTCTCACATGCAAGCGCTTATAAATGATTTATTGAATTATTCCCGTACAAGTGTAACCGAAAAGAAATTTGAAAACACTAATCTTAATGATGTTATCAATAAAGTTCTGGAAGATTTAAAAGAAGAAATAGTATTAAAAAAAGCAATTATAGAATTATCCGGAAACTGTAAGGCTTTTATAATTCCGTTTCAGTTTGAACAACTTATAAGCAATTTAATTAGTAATTCTCTTAAGTTTTCAAAAAGCGAAGTAACGCCGCATATTAAAATCGAAAGTTATTATACCAAACCTAATACTAAAAATATTCCGTTGGTTAATGATTATTGCCATATTACAATTACCGATAATGGTATTGGATTTGATTCGCAATTTGAAAATCGCGTATTCGAAATGTTTCAGCAACTTCATAGCAAAACAGAATATAAAGGAACCGGAATTGGTTTAACAATTGTAAAAAAAATTGTAGAAAACCACAAAGGAATTATTACCGCAACAGGCAAACTAGATCACGGAGCTAAATTTGACATTTATATTCCGGTGGTATTATAA